The Chitinispirillales bacterium ANBcel5 genome includes a region encoding these proteins:
- a CDS encoding T9SS type A sorting domain-containing protein — protein MGTDRLRFPNMTFLCTPLLFLLLVFFSSSAQMQVERLNRGLIAIRQDQGYYLSWRLLGDESYTTGFNVYRDTTRLNSEPITGPTNYIDENAPLNSTYIVKSVVNGQEQEASERARLINNTEGNNAGYFDIPLQQPSTGPHGGRYSPNDASTGDLTGDGVYEVVLMWEPNNAKDNAHRGVTDNVFLDGITLEGERLWRIDLGPNIRAGAHYTQFLVFDFDGNGRSEIMVKTAPGTRDGTGNFIGMGPAADADHSRTYRNSGGYILEGPEYLTVFDGLTGTELATTNYWPARGRVADWGDNYGNRVDRFNATVAYVDGERPSAIFQRGYYTRMTLAAWDWRDGELTRRWTFDSNDSQYRDYRGQGNHSIHVIDANNDGRHDLVTGAAVIGSDGRGMHTTRRGHGDATHCTHMIKDNPYPQIFMPYESGGNGVSLRHANNGQTIFQHQQSGDIGRGCAAELDPRRPGFHFWASDGMGLYDISGTRVGDIPNSINFVIWWDGNLSRELMNSNTITRWSVANNRGTVLLTGTGTSSINGTKSTPILQADLFGDWREEVILRRSDNALRVFTTTMPTEHRLYTFMHDPVYRVAISWQQSSYNQPPHPGSYIATDMDFPQSQPNIIYAGDPPITEVNRGSGELVEDLIVFDISNAQNWSIKNDPLPEQEPYGDRDFTFSSIPSILEDAEWISTAMNSRTNTSLQQYATFSLKRDATVYIAHSNRVEEKPRWLSEYEETDMSLTVSETEEISRTLTIYNKTFLSGDEIHLEINSNNGTNLSLMYLVLISDASTTSLSTAKKGINKGRITTRLKGKHLYIKAHVSASDRKPKISLYDISGRTINTLDIDQVGSTLSISVPRLSSGVYLINIAGKKQSIVIGR, from the coding sequence ATGGGTACAGATAGGCTCAGATTTCCAAACATGACATTTTTGTGCACTCCTCTACTGTTTTTACTGCTTGTGTTTTTTTCTTCAAGCGCACAGATGCAGGTTGAACGTTTAAATAGAGGGCTTATCGCTATAAGACAGGACCAGGGGTATTATCTCAGTTGGCGCCTTCTGGGAGATGAAAGCTATACCACCGGATTTAACGTCTATCGCGACACTACCAGACTAAACTCTGAACCGATCACTGGCCCCACTAATTATATAGATGAAAACGCCCCCCTAAACAGCACTTATATAGTAAAAAGCGTGGTAAACGGTCAGGAGCAAGAAGCAAGTGAACGCGCAAGGCTGATAAACAACACAGAGGGTAACAATGCTGGGTATTTCGACATCCCACTACAGCAGCCTTCCACAGGCCCTCATGGGGGGAGATATTCACCCAATGATGCCAGTACCGGTGATCTCACTGGAGATGGGGTATATGAGGTTGTGTTGATGTGGGAACCAAACAATGCTAAGGATAATGCCCATAGGGGGGTCACCGACAATGTCTTTCTGGATGGAATTACACTTGAGGGTGAGCGTTTATGGAGAATAGATCTGGGGCCAAACATCCGGGCCGGAGCGCATTATACTCAGTTTCTGGTATTTGATTTCGATGGCAACGGCAGGTCAGAAATTATGGTAAAAACTGCTCCGGGGACAAGAGATGGTACCGGAAACTTTATCGGTATGGGACCCGCAGCTGATGCAGATCATAGCAGAACCTATCGAAACTCAGGTGGTTACATCCTTGAAGGCCCGGAATACCTCACAGTTTTTGATGGACTTACCGGAACAGAACTTGCCACCACAAATTACTGGCCTGCAAGAGGAAGAGTAGCTGATTGGGGCGACAATTACGGAAACAGGGTTGATAGATTTAATGCAACAGTGGCTTATGTAGATGGAGAAAGACCAAGCGCCATTTTTCAACGAGGCTATTATACCCGAATGACTTTGGCTGCCTGGGACTGGAGAGATGGAGAACTTACCAGAAGGTGGACATTCGATTCAAATGATTCACAGTATAGAGATTACAGGGGGCAGGGAAATCACTCGATTCACGTGATAGACGCTAACAACGATGGAAGACATGATTTGGTAACCGGTGCTGCAGTGATAGGGTCTGATGGCAGGGGAATGCACACCACCAGACGAGGGCATGGGGATGCGACCCACTGCACCCATATGATAAAAGATAACCCCTACCCACAAATCTTCATGCCCTATGAAAGCGGTGGAAACGGTGTTTCTCTCAGACATGCCAATAATGGCCAAACAATCTTTCAGCACCAACAGAGCGGTGATATTGGTAGAGGCTGTGCAGCGGAACTCGACCCGCGGAGGCCAGGTTTCCATTTCTGGGCATCCGATGGTATGGGTCTTTATGATATATCAGGAACCAGAGTTGGAGATATACCAAATTCAATAAATTTTGTAATCTGGTGGGATGGCAACCTAAGTCGCGAGCTGATGAACAGCAATACGATCACCAGATGGAGTGTAGCCAATAACAGAGGGACTGTTCTTCTTACAGGGACAGGGACCAGTTCTATTAACGGTACAAAATCCACCCCCATACTTCAGGCCGATCTTTTTGGAGACTGGAGAGAGGAGGTGATCCTTCGTAGATCTGATAACGCACTGCGCGTCTTTACTACAACCATGCCTACAGAACACCGTCTGTACACTTTTATGCACGACCCAGTCTATAGAGTGGCCATCTCCTGGCAACAGTCCTCATACAATCAGCCCCCCCACCCAGGCTCCTACATCGCTACCGACATGGATTTCCCTCAATCCCAACCAAACATAATTTATGCAGGTGATCCCCCTATAACAGAAGTCAACAGAGGAAGCGGTGAATTGGTAGAAGATCTTATCGTCTTTGATATAAGTAACGCTCAAAACTGGTCTATTAAAAACGACCCTTTACCAGAACAGGAGCCTTATGGCGACAGGGACTTTACATTTTCTTCGATTCCAAGTATTCTTGAAGACGCAGAGTGGATTTCTACAGCAATGAATTCAAGAACGAATACTTCTTTGCAACAGTATGCAACCTTCAGTCTCAAACGCGACGCGACAGTCTATATCGCACATTCAAACAGAGTGGAGGAGAAACCCCGGTGGCTTTCAGAGTATGAAGAAACAGATATGTCACTAACAGTTTCAGAAACTGAAGAAATTTCAAGAACTTTGACAATTTATAATAAAACATTTCTTTCCGGAGATGAGATTCACCTTGAAATCAATTCAAATAACGGAACCAATCTGTCTTTAATGTACCTTGTGCTGATTTCTGATGCGTCGACAACAAGTCTCTCAACAGCCAAAAAAGGAATAAACAAAGGGAGAATAACGACACGACTGAAAGGTAAGCACCTCTATATAAAAGCTCATGTCTCTGCTTCGGACAGGAAACCAAAAATCAGTCTATATGATATATCTGGTCGTACAATCAACACCCTTGATATTGACCAGGTGGGGTCCACATTAAGTATTTCTGTGCCCCGTCTTTCTTCAGGGGTTTACCTGATTAATATTGCCGGAAAAAAACAGTCGATTGTAATAGGGAGGTAA
- a CDS encoding DUF2341 domain-containing protein, whose product MRAVIAITTLLFLLLNSCQKDSIVGPGSETVSVAATLYYPQGIRAEGSNVTIRRRDYTRPFSQPPQTIRYPDAITDYSGSFVIDSVIPGSYIIEVNDSKGHAIALNCEIAVSSNGVVELLPDTLRPVSTLRGRVVQRSLTESIYVQIYGLERDPTPVSHDGTFFIDNLPHGNFNLRFAEALSDSTIKNVENVSIEPERNEDIGTFDLESENQWKHAKSITLNTSPSGADISADIFNFPILVRLNQSNFDFQHAKTGGTDLLFTNSSGTPLTHEIERWDPVNSKAELWVLMDTVWGDNDEQYIMMHWGNDNYTHAFRHGDVFDTTFGYQAVFHFSEPQTDQLTDATHNTLNSSEDYIHGTSPIESHMAYARSFNGTDEFIQVPNTAESKINFSWEDSFTLSAWVYTPSLEGELNQIVSKGNMQYGLQLQSNDMWQFFYYFDSADTRGWLTVSAPATPNQWTHITAVKNQSELYLYINGTMESDEPVLIEDHSRWNNSLDLYVGRRSRYNPETNEDERFWRGYIDEVRIKSGVPDPDRVKLSFMNQREEDLLLIFNEDL is encoded by the coding sequence ATGAGAGCGGTGATTGCAATAACTACACTCCTGTTCCTACTACTAAACTCATGTCAAAAAGATAGCATAGTTGGTCCGGGATCAGAAACCGTTTCTGTAGCGGCAACTCTTTATTATCCCCAGGGAATCAGAGCCGAAGGTTCAAACGTTACAATCCGAAGAAGAGATTACACTCGTCCCTTTTCACAACCACCTCAGACAATTCGCTATCCTGATGCAATCACCGATTACTCCGGTAGCTTCGTTATAGATTCAGTTATCCCGGGTTCGTATATAATAGAGGTGAATGATTCTAAAGGACATGCCATTGCACTCAACTGTGAGATAGCAGTAAGTTCAAACGGTGTTGTCGAATTACTGCCCGATACCCTTAGGCCCGTGTCTACTTTAAGAGGACGGGTAGTCCAACGCTCACTTACCGAGAGCATCTACGTTCAAATATATGGACTTGAAAGAGACCCAACACCTGTTAGTCATGATGGTACATTTTTTATCGATAACCTACCGCATGGTAACTTTAACCTGAGATTTGCAGAAGCATTATCTGATTCAACAATAAAAAATGTTGAAAATGTAAGTATCGAACCGGAAAGAAACGAGGATATAGGCACATTTGATCTTGAATCAGAAAACCAGTGGAAACACGCAAAAAGTATAACCCTCAACACCTCCCCATCCGGAGCAGATATATCCGCCGATATATTTAATTTTCCTATTCTCGTTCGCCTTAACCAATCCAATTTTGATTTTCAGCATGCAAAAACAGGCGGCACCGACCTTCTCTTTACCAATTCTTCAGGCACACCACTAACTCATGAAATCGAACGCTGGGACCCTGTAAATTCCAAAGCCGAACTTTGGGTACTCATGGATACTGTTTGGGGAGATAATGATGAGCAGTATATAATGATGCACTGGGGAAACGACAACTATACACATGCTTTCAGACACGGTGATGTTTTTGACACTACCTTTGGATACCAGGCAGTTTTTCACTTTTCGGAACCACAGACAGATCAACTCACTGATGCCACTCATAACACCCTTAACAGTAGTGAAGATTATATCCATGGAACATCACCGATTGAATCCCATATGGCCTATGCCCGGTCTTTTAACGGTACCGATGAGTTTATTCAGGTGCCCAACACTGCTGAGAGCAAAATTAACTTCTCCTGGGAAGATTCATTTACCCTTTCGGCATGGGTTTACACTCCTTCACTTGAAGGTGAATTAAACCAGATCGTATCAAAAGGTAACATGCAGTATGGACTTCAGCTGCAGAGTAATGATATGTGGCAGTTTTTCTACTATTTCGATTCGGCCGATACCAGAGGATGGCTTACCGTAAGCGCTCCCGCAACCCCAAACCAGTGGACACATATTACAGCGGTTAAAAATCAATCAGAATTGTACCTCTATATTAACGGTACAATGGAAAGTGATGAGCCTGTGCTGATAGAAGACCACAGCAGATGGAACAATTCTCTGGATCTTTATGTTGGAAGAAGATCGCGATACAACCCTGAAACCAATGAAGACGAACGTTTTTGGAGAGGTTATATAGATGAGGTAAGAATAAAATCAGGTGTGCCAGATCCAGACCGGGTTAAGCTCTCTTTCATGAATCAAAGAGAGGAGGATTTGCTACTGATTTTCAATGAAGATTTATAG
- the pyrR gene encoding bifunctional pyr operon transcriptional regulator/uracil phosphoribosyltransferase PyrR gives MKKLEQLMDPHALDRALTRITHQILERHSMAISNLAIVGMQTRGVFLANRIAHKIKNLENIELSSGVLDATLYRDDYRTAFKQPQVQVTDIPFDINEKNIILVDDVLYTGRTVRAALDALMDFGRPKTIQLAVLIDRGNRELPIRADYVGKKITTLPNQVVSLRVKEIEGEDSLWLMELQEGD, from the coding sequence ATGAAAAAACTTGAACAGCTTATGGATCCTCATGCCCTGGACAGGGCTCTTACCCGTATCACCCACCAGATTTTGGAGCGTCACAGCATGGCTATCTCAAATCTGGCCATAGTTGGTATGCAGACTCGTGGTGTATTTCTGGCCAACAGAATCGCGCATAAAATAAAGAACCTGGAAAACATTGAGCTCTCAAGCGGGGTATTGGATGCGACGTTGTATCGCGATGATTACCGAACCGCTTTTAAACAACCCCAGGTTCAGGTTACCGACATTCCCTTTGATATCAATGAAAAAAACATCATTTTAGTTGATGATGTGCTCTATACTGGAAGAACTGTCAGAGCGGCACTGGATGCACTTATGGATTTTGGACGACCAAAAACCATACAGTTAGCGGTACTTATTGACCGGGGAAATCGGGAGCTGCCTATCAGAGCCGATTATGTGGGTAAAAAGATCACTACTCTGCCAAATCAGGTGGTGTCACTTAGGGTAAAAGAGATTGAGGGTGAGGATTCATTGTGGTTAATGGAACTTCAGGAAGGTGACTAA
- a CDS encoding TolC family protein, which translates to MMKKVTITLFTILTLNYLYASEVFSLSLEEVLTNAVQKNPVIKIESLRTDAAHTIYRENMYRYEPQVQMGVGRSSVMNSSDNQNYNASLQLTETLPTGTNIELRGSVEAPRQTQVLEPQRGYQNRLGFTVTQSLLQGLNPNANLAPLRKARIDISLRKEELAGYAQRLLADTERAYWELLLSKRELTIHEQSLELAKRLLYESEERLRVGRIAALDLATIRAEVSERKRHLIDAQTAYLQRQYRLVHLMNTPELWDTKIVPADTIFEVVKPDSLHYHLKAAKKFRPDLRQANALVDKGELDVIHTRDGLLPKLDFFISMHGTSYSQSFSEAMRSYSDPSGVIEGGLTLSFPVTQGGARERHRRAQLSKEQLCLSIENMVRLIEYEVRSAYAEVNRAYKQIEAASVTESLQKEKLRAEEEKFAAGKSTGFLVLQAQRDLIGAQIEKARARVAFSNSVTDLYLKDGTLLERRGVDSMR; encoded by the coding sequence ATGATGAAAAAAGTAACCATAACCTTATTTACCATACTTACACTTAATTACCTGTATGCCTCTGAAGTCTTTTCCCTCTCACTTGAGGAGGTATTAACCAACGCTGTTCAGAAAAATCCGGTAATAAAAATTGAGAGCCTCCGTACTGATGCCGCTCATACCATCTACAGAGAAAACATGTACCGATATGAGCCTCAGGTGCAAATGGGAGTGGGACGTAGTAGTGTAATGAATAGTTCTGACAACCAAAATTACAACGCGTCACTTCAATTAACAGAAACCCTGCCTACCGGTACCAACATAGAGCTTAGGGGAAGCGTAGAAGCGCCTCGCCAAACTCAGGTACTTGAACCTCAAAGGGGATACCAGAACAGACTTGGGTTTACCGTAACCCAGTCACTACTTCAGGGGCTCAATCCAAACGCGAACCTTGCTCCGTTGCGAAAAGCAAGGATCGATATTTCACTGCGTAAGGAAGAACTCGCGGGATACGCGCAAAGATTACTGGCAGATACCGAAAGAGCATACTGGGAGTTGCTACTTTCTAAAAGGGAGCTAACTATTCATGAACAATCACTTGAGCTGGCAAAAAGGTTACTGTATGAATCTGAAGAGAGGCTTAGAGTTGGGCGTATAGCGGCACTGGACCTTGCAACTATCAGAGCAGAAGTCTCAGAAAGAAAACGTCACTTAATTGATGCTCAGACAGCGTATCTGCAAAGACAGTACCGATTGGTGCATTTGATGAACACTCCTGAGTTGTGGGATACAAAGATAGTTCCGGCTGATACCATATTTGAAGTAGTAAAACCCGACTCTCTTCATTATCATTTAAAAGCAGCAAAGAAATTCCGACCAGACCTAAGACAGGCAAATGCACTGGTTGATAAGGGAGAGCTTGATGTGATCCATACCAGAGACGGACTACTGCCTAAACTGGATTTCTTTATCTCTATGCATGGAACAAGTTATTCGCAATCATTTTCTGAGGCCATGCGTTCCTATTCAGATCCCTCAGGGGTGATTGAAGGTGGTTTGACTCTTTCATTTCCTGTAACTCAGGGAGGAGCACGTGAACGGCACAGAAGAGCCCAATTATCCAAAGAACAGTTATGTCTCTCTATAGAAAACATGGTTAGGCTAATCGAATATGAAGTACGTTCCGCGTACGCTGAAGTAAACAGGGCGTATAAACAGATTGAAGCAGCTTCGGTTACCGAAAGTTTGCAGAAGGAAAAACTTAGGGCCGAAGAGGAGAAGTTTGCAGCAGGTAAGTCAACCGGCTTTCTTGTACTGCAGGCACAAAGAGACCTCATTGGGGCACAGATTGAGAAAGCAAGAGCCCGTGTAGCCTTTAGTAATTCCGTAACTGATCTGTATCTAAAAGACGGTACCCTTCTTGAGAGAAGGGGAGTGGATTCGATGAGGTAG
- a CDS encoding aspartate carbamoyltransferase catalytic subunit encodes MGLQIQHLLGLEDVCREDIDLILNTADSFYEVLQREIKVVPTLRGKTVVNLFYENSTRTRISFELAEKRLSASPLNFSSSTSSVAKGETLKDTIRNIEAMKIDMVVVRHSAAGVPHFLTQCTNAVIVNAGDGLHEHPTQALLDMMTISQKLGKLKGLKVAIIGDIFHSRVARSNAWGMKTMGMDVVLCGPPTLLPQHSNCLGVPVTDNLDEALEGADVVMLLRMQLERQSSAVFPSIREYRQRYGLDLEKLSGLKDNVLIMHPGPVNRGVELASNVADWGGSVILDQVTNGVAVRMAVLYLLGGGENG; translated from the coding sequence ATGGGGCTTCAAATCCAGCACTTGTTAGGGCTCGAAGATGTTTGCAGGGAAGATATAGACCTTATCCTTAATACCGCAGACTCTTTTTACGAAGTGCTTCAGCGGGAGATAAAGGTTGTACCTACATTACGGGGAAAAACAGTTGTAAATCTGTTTTATGAAAACAGTACAAGAACGCGAATCTCTTTTGAGCTTGCGGAAAAACGTCTCTCCGCAAGTCCCCTTAATTTTTCCTCATCTACCAGCTCTGTTGCGAAAGGGGAGACGTTAAAAGATACCATCCGTAATATTGAGGCTATGAAGATTGATATGGTAGTTGTTCGGCATAGTGCTGCCGGTGTACCACATTTTCTGACCCAATGCACCAATGCTGTGATTGTGAACGCCGGTGATGGCCTTCATGAGCATCCTACTCAGGCACTGTTGGATATGATGACAATAAGTCAGAAGCTTGGTAAACTTAAGGGATTGAAGGTGGCAATTATCGGAGATATTTTCCATAGCAGAGTAGCACGATCGAATGCCTGGGGTATGAAAACCATGGGCATGGATGTGGTACTATGCGGGCCTCCTACACTTTTACCACAGCATTCAAACTGCCTTGGAGTGCCGGTTACCGATAATCTCGATGAGGCTCTGGAGGGGGCTGATGTGGTGATGTTGTTAAGGATGCAGCTTGAGAGACAGTCAAGCGCGGTATTTCCCTCCATAAGAGAGTATCGTCAGCGTTATGGCCTTGATCTGGAGAAGCTTTCCGGGCTCAAAGATAATGTGCTAATTATGCACCCGGGGCCTGTTAACAGAGGCGTAGAGCTCGCTTCAAATGTTGCAGACTGGGGCGGATCTGTTATCCTTGATCAGGTTACAAACGGTGTGGCGGTCAGGATGGCTGTCCTTTATTTACTCGGAGGGGGAGAGAATGGTTAA
- a CDS encoding T9SS type A sorting domain-containing protein gives MFIRDLYRRVIKIMVMLCVFLMIPQTATAQTTAEITRSGSTWSTDIGSNTEYSGSSLAAAINAASSAMRDGTINIRNSGSLDDRISPRANQTFDFHENEISASGSAGFRANRVNGITIRNLRMTGSPTSPMSFHGCSHLHFHNVSMIFDGRGGGVRVDNDRGNPVRTTNLRVTGGIRIEGTRGHGFETYTVDTIFIDRFISRNTNYCGLILNDSRNAEIGYIYAYRADHGGGYAGFRTANRNGPNIVVDTLITVDCGRGFFSVSRSHGTTINYVNITGSTGHGMLIQNAEDVHIRGGVIWNNNCGEAIRFSTDPGSAGGYMDCRNNIIENVRIFDDRGPNRQQVYGIRETSDGGRTGYNIVRNCDLRDAGSNRSRDLVLDGVNSQSIGNALTGDPPLLPDDGGIVEPDDPIDRGSGDFFENLTLFETTNANNWNIMSDFSSGQTSFGDRDFIVESIPDYLNGSEWIQTAMNSRTNASIDNYAFFTANTNGFLFIAHSDRIEEKPEWLSNYENTEETITIEEDTETHRTLTLYRKAISQGDEIELGINSSDGTTLSLMYIPIITDQTDYCEPTAITPYTSVNDEDWVEGTEVTLLEGESVQLGPHPEQEESWTWSGPDEFSTQSREIELSNISSDQAGEYTAVFTNDCGEESEITFTVVVEPSVSVSKQLYPSKPKVSLKNNSIKLMNPGTSEWTMSIFDLRGKTLLRKTINSGTHTIPLYTLIQNGSYIIRVNNGNELIVNRRINIIQ, from the coding sequence ATGTTTATAAGAGATTTATATCGCAGGGTAATAAAAATTATGGTAATGTTGTGTGTTTTTCTTATGATTCCTCAAACAGCAACAGCACAAACAACTGCCGAAATAACCAGATCAGGCTCAACCTGGTCTACCGACATCGGATCGAACACCGAATATAGCGGTTCAAGCCTTGCGGCGGCAATAAACGCGGCAAGCAGTGCGATGCGTGATGGTACCATAAATATCAGAAACTCCGGTTCATTGGATGACAGAATATCCCCCCGAGCCAACCAAACCTTTGATTTCCACGAAAATGAGATCAGCGCTTCCGGCAGTGCTGGTTTCAGGGCCAACCGGGTAAACGGAATCACTATTCGTAACCTGCGTATGACCGGCTCCCCCACCTCGCCCATGTCTTTTCATGGCTGCTCACATCTTCACTTTCATAACGTATCCATGATTTTTGATGGAAGAGGTGGAGGTGTAAGAGTGGATAACGACCGGGGAAACCCTGTGCGCACCACCAATTTAAGAGTAACCGGTGGAATACGGATAGAGGGCACACGCGGCCACGGATTTGAAACCTACACAGTAGATACGATTTTCATCGACCGATTCATTTCAAGGAATACCAATTACTGCGGCCTTATTCTCAATGATTCAAGAAACGCAGAGATCGGCTATATTTACGCTTACAGAGCCGATCACGGGGGTGGATATGCGGGCTTTAGAACCGCTAACAGAAATGGGCCCAACATCGTTGTTGACACACTGATCACCGTTGATTGCGGAAGAGGCTTTTTTAGTGTTTCGAGGAGTCATGGTACTACTATAAATTATGTCAACATAACGGGTTCGACCGGGCATGGAATGCTTATACAAAACGCGGAGGATGTTCATATCAGAGGCGGGGTGATATGGAATAATAATTGTGGCGAAGCAATCAGGTTTTCAACCGACCCGGGCTCTGCGGGTGGTTATATGGACTGCAGAAATAACATTATAGAAAATGTGCGAATATTTGATGACAGAGGACCAAACCGACAACAGGTTTACGGTATAAGGGAAACCTCAGATGGCGGCAGAACAGGGTATAATATCGTCCGCAACTGTGATCTTAGAGATGCAGGCAGCAACAGATCAAGAGACCTTGTGCTTGACGGGGTCAATTCACAATCGATCGGAAACGCGCTAACCGGCGATCCTCCGCTTCTCCCCGATGATGGTGGTATTGTCGAACCAGACGATCCTATCGACAGAGGTTCCGGCGACTTTTTTGAAAACCTTACTCTCTTTGAGACCACAAACGCCAATAACTGGAACATTATGAGTGATTTCAGTTCTGGACAGACAAGTTTTGGTGACAGAGATTTTATTGTCGAATCTATTCCTGATTATTTAAACGGAAGCGAATGGATCCAAACAGCAATGAATTCAAGGACGAATGCATCCATTGATAACTACGCTTTCTTTACAGCCAACACAAACGGTTTTCTGTTCATTGCGCACTCAGACAGAATAGAGGAAAAACCGGAGTGGCTCTCTAACTATGAAAACACCGAAGAAACTATAACTATTGAAGAAGACACTGAAACACACAGAACATTAACTCTGTACAGAAAAGCGATATCTCAGGGTGATGAAATAGAACTTGGGATTAATTCAAGTGACGGAACAACCCTTTCACTTATGTATATACCTATAATCACCGATCAGACCGATTACTGTGAACCCACAGCTATCACCCCTTACACATCAGTAAATGATGAAGATTGGGTTGAAGGCACAGAAGTAACGCTACTTGAAGGTGAAAGTGTTCAACTTGGTCCCCACCCCGAGCAGGAGGAGTCCTGGACCTGGAGCGGACCTGATGAGTTCTCAACCCAGAGCCGCGAAATTGAACTTAGTAACATCTCCTCTGATCAGGCCGGTGAATATACAGCTGTTTTCACCAATGACTGTGGCGAAGAAAGTGAAATCACTTTTACTGTTGTCGTAGAGCCATCGGTTTCAGTTTCTAAGCAGCTGTACCCATCTAAGCCAAAGGTGTCCCTTAAGAACAATTCCATAAAGCTAATGAATCCGGGTACAAGCGAATGGACTATGTCTATTTTCGATCTTAGGGGAAAAACTCTTTTACGCAAAACTATAAACTCCGGTACTCATACGATACCTCTTTACACTCTAATACAAAATGGGTCTTATATTATTAGAGTAAACAACGGTAATGAACTAATAGTAAACAGAAGAATAAACATAATTCAGTAA
- a CDS encoding TIGR02147 family protein — MEKNVDIYNYTDYRKFLNDYYTENKKKYPYFTLRYIAQKVGFKSASLFSQIIRARTNISPDLAHRFTVFLKLSDAQGDYFKKLVLYNQAKCHNDKKRYFQALTSFRMSKIRHIDSKYFYFYDKWYYSAIREVLYIKPLRLEDYRFLAGLLEPSISPVQAKQALLNLEKWGFIVKNSDGLYYRSDCLSTTTGTNVKSFYINNYQTEVLTLAHKAIDSLSKDCKEFSSLTMSLSDEAYSRFLEELQLFRHKLLSIAEDDKNENRIYQLNFQFFPLTKQIKRSL; from the coding sequence GTGGAAAAAAATGTGGATATCTATAATTATACAGATTACCGTAAATTCCTAAACGATTATTATACGGAAAATAAAAAGAAGTACCCCTATTTCACACTGCGCTACATAGCCCAAAAGGTGGGGTTTAAATCCGCCAGCCTTTTTAGCCAAATCATACGTGCAAGAACCAATATTTCACCTGATCTGGCTCACCGTTTTACCGTTTTTCTAAAGCTCTCAGATGCTCAGGGTGATTATTTTAAAAAACTTGTTCTCTATAATCAGGCAAAATGTCATAATGATAAAAAGAGATATTTTCAGGCACTTACGAGTTTCAGAATGTCCAAAATTCGTCATATTGATTCGAAGTACTTCTATTTCTATGATAAATGGTATTATAGTGCAATAAGAGAGGTTCTGTATATAAAACCTCTCAGACTTGAAGATTACCGTTTTTTGGCCGGATTGCTTGAGCCATCGATATCTCCTGTTCAGGCCAAACAAGCACTCTTAAACCTTGAGAAATGGGGGTTCATTGTAAAGAATAGTGATGGACTCTACTATAGATCAGACTGCCTCAGTACCACCACCGGAACAAACGTAAAGTCATTTTATATCAATAACTACCAAACAGAAGTACTAACACTTGCTCACAAAGCAATAGACAGTCTGTCTAAAGATTGCAAAGAGTTCTCAAGTCTCACTATGAGTTTATCAGATGAAGCTTACAGTCGTTTTCTTGAAGAGTTGCAGCTTTTTAGACACAAACTGCTTTCTATAGCTGAAGATGATAAAAATGAAAATCGAATATATCAACTTAACTTTCAGTTTTTCCCCCTTACAAAACAGATAAAGAGGAGTTTGTAA